Sequence from the Acidimicrobiia bacterium genome:
GACGCCGCCGCCGAAGCCGGAGCTGAGATCATCTGGGAGACCGAGGCCCTGCCGGTCATCGACGGTGACCGGGTGACCGGTGTGGATGCCGGCAAAGAACGCTGGGCGGCAGACCTGGTTGTCATCGCTGCGGGCGCACCGGGTCAGGTGGCCCGAATGGTTGGCGCTACCAAGGTCGCCAGCGAGCCGTTCGGCCTGGCCATCCGCAGCTACGTCGAGTCGCCCCGCCACGCCGACCGACATCTCGAAGCCTGCCTAACGATGAAGGACGGCAACGACAACTCGGTCCCCGGCTATGGGTGGATGTTTCCAGCCGGTGACGGCACGGTCAACATCGGCGTCGGCGCGTTGAACACCATGAAAGGCTTCAAAGGACTCAACCTCAACACCCTCATCGACCTCTACTACGACCAGGTCCGCGAGGAGTGGGAGATCGGGCCGTATCTCGAAAAGCCGCGCGCCTGGCGCCTACCCATGAGTACCCAACGCCGACACGGCCCGGGTTGGGTGGCCATCGGTGACGCCGCCGGGCTCATCAACCCGATGAACGGCGAAGGTATCGACTACGGGCTCGAATCAGGCATGCTGGCCGCCGACTTGTTTGTCGCCGACCCGGTTACCGCACCGGAACGTTACGACGCGCTCATCGGTGAACGCTTCGACAGCTTCCTTAGGACGGGGCGCCGGTTTTCATTTCTTATCGGTCATCCGTGGATACTCAACTCAGGTCTTCGACTGGCGGTCGGCACCCAGGCAATCGCCAACATCACGCTCAAAGTGATGGGCAACCTGGTTGACTCCGAGACACCCGGTACCGCCGGACTGGTCCTGGGAGCGGCCGACCGGGTGCTGGCCGCCGCCGACC
This genomic interval carries:
- a CDS encoding geranylgeranyl reductase family protein translates to MKTVDIAVIGAGPAGAAAAIQAARLGASVVVFDKAAYGRDKVCGDGLTPRAVGALNELKIDMTDAHHIDGLRMIANSTRRELDWPATARFPSHGAVWPRRRLDAALIDAAAEAGAEIIWETEALPVIDGDRVTGVDAGKERWAADLVVIAAGAPGQVARMVGATKVASEPFGLAIRSYVESPRHADRHLEACLTMKDGNDNSVPGYGWMFPAGDGTVNIGVGALNTMKGFKGLNLNTLIDLYYDQVREEWEIGPYLEKPRAWRLPMSTQRRHGPGWVAIGDAAGLINPMNGEGIDYGLESGMLAADLFVADPVTAPERYDALIGERFDSFLRTGRRFSFLIGHPWILNSGLRLAVGTQAIANITLKVMGNLVDSETPGTAGLVLGAADRVLAAADPILRRTRASG